In Candidatus Scalindua japonica, the following are encoded in one genomic region:
- a CDS encoding PKD domain-containing protein, which yields MIEKFKGISIIVGIISVLFVREATANLIADFTTNPVTAIVNEQVEFDASVSFDDDPFRNIVQYEWDFDADGQFDFIGIDPLAFFTYTMVGDFDTILLVTNDGNPAETSMAVHSIHVSAQSVPEPSLGLLLGLTLVGLVGVGGVRKIKQKEAVANT from the coding sequence AAAAATTTAAAGGAATAAGCATAATAGTAGGGATAATATCAGTCCTATTCGTTAGAGAGGCGACAGCAAACCTAATAGCAGACTTCACGACTAATCCTGTAACTGCAATCGTAAATGAGCAAGTTGAATTTGACGCAAGTGTATCGTTTGACGATGACCCATTTCGCAATATTGTACAATATGAATGGGATTTTGATGCAGATGGACAATTCGATTTTATCGGAATCGATCCATTAGCATTTTTCACTTATACCATGGTAGGTGACTTCGATACAATTCTACTCGTCACGAACGACGGTAACCCCGCTGAAACAAGCATGGCGGTACATTCTATCCACGTATCCGCTCAATCAGTCCCCGAACCCTCCCTTGGTCTTCTTCTAGGATTAACTCTAGTAGGCTTAGTCGGTGTAGGTGGAGTGCGAAAGATTAAACAGAAGGAAGCAGTAGCTAATACATAG